In Exiguobacterium sp. 9-2, the genomic window TCGAGTTCACTTTCACCGTAAGCGAGTGGCGCAGCCGTCTCATTGACTGCGTCGACGATTTCTTCGCTGACGATATGGATGACATAGCTTTGTTTTGCTAGGATATTACGTGCCGTATCCTTTTGTCCCTGATCCGTCCGTTGTACGGCAATCACCAGTTGTGGCGGACTACTTGATGCGACCGTAAAGAAGGAAAAGGGGGCGGCGTTGACCGTCCCGTCTTCCCCTAGCGTCGTCACGAAGGCAATCGGACGCGGAATGATGCTTCCGATCAGTAATTTATAATTGTCTTTTGCGCTAAGCGTTGATGCCTCGAACTTCATGAATGACCCACCTTTTTCCTCACCCGATGAGTGCAGCGAGTGAATAGTCTCCAGCACCGATCATCGCCACTCCAAGGGCGATGACGATCAATGCCATGTTGTATTCGTACCCGTTCTGCGTCACCCAGTAACCATTCGCACCGTGTACTTTAACGATCGCGACAAGCATCGAACCGATGATGAGGATTGCAGCGATCCAGAGGAATACACCGCCTGCAAACAATAATCCACCGATTAATTCAGCAAGACCCGCTGTAATTGCGAGTGCTTTCCCTGGCTTCATGCCGATTGATTCGAACCAACCGCCTGTTCCAGCGATGCCGTGTCCACCAAACCAACCAAATAATTTTTGTGTACCGTGTGCAGCAAATGTTAAACCGATGATTAAACGAATGATTAAAAGTCCTGTATCCATCATTTCTCTCTTCTCCTTTTACCTAATGTTTTTAAGTTACTTTAAGTAACTCGATAAACAGACTATATCTTATCACTTACTAAAAGTAAATAGATTTGTTTTAGTTCTTTTTGTTACATTAAGTAAAATGATTCGATTTTTTTAGCAGAAGCGGGTATACTACAACTATAGAAAGGATGAGTGCTGATGGAAGAAGTCGCAATCCAACCGGCTCTTTGTCCCAAAGTCGAACATGCCTTTGAAATCTTAGGTAAGAAATGGACAGGTCTGATTTTACGTCACTTGTTGACGAAGACATGTCGTTTCAATGAGATTCAAGATGCCATCCCCGAATTATCAGGTCGTATGCTCACGGAACGTATGAAGGAGCTCGAAGCGGAAGGCATCGTCATCCGGACTGTCATTCCCGATCGTCCGATTAAGATTCAATACAGTTTGACCGACAAAGGGCGTCAACTCGAACCGGTCATTCGTTCCATTGAGGAATGGGCCGAACTACAAGACTAATGTATGAAAAAGCATCTTCTTCGGAAGGTGTTTTTTTATATGATCTTTTGACATTGATAATCATTATCAATTAAAGTAAGGAAGTACAGCGAAAGGAGGAACATGCATGCAGATTGCAATTGGATTCGTCAGCATGTCCGGTAATACGGAAGATATCGTCTCGATCATTCAACGTGAGCTCGAGCAACACGATGTCAACGTGACGATTACAGAACTGGATCAATTCGTCGGGGAGGATCTATCACGTTTTGATGGTCTATTACTCGGCTCATATACATGGGGAGACGGTGATTTACCGTATGAAGCAGAAGATTTCGTCGAGGAGCTACGGGAACAATTTTTAGACGGGATGCCGGCTGCTGCTTTTGGCTCGGGTGATCTTGATTATCCGAAGTACTGCGCAGCCGTTGATTTGATTGAAGACGCATTAAAAGAAGCTGGGGCGACCATCGTCACGGATGGCTTGAAGATTGAGTTTGATCCGAACACACCGGAGAAACAAGCCGCTTGTCGCGCGTTCGCACAGACGTTTCATCGCTTTTTGCAGCAGGTGCATTCATAAGTATCGTTTGAATCCGTCATGTAAGGGAATTCTTAAAACAGACTCTATGAAAGTGAGATGAATGTTTTTATGACGATTCAAGCACTCGTCTTTGACGTCTACGGTACATTATTCGATGTCCATTCCGTCAAAGAGCAAGCAGAGGAGCTGTATCCGGGACACGGAGAAGCGATCAGTAAACGCTGGCGAGAGAAACAACTGGAGTACTCCTTCTTGCGACAATTGAACGGACAATATGTGCCGTTCAGCCAAGTGACACAAGATGCCCTCCGTTATACGTTACTCGAACTGAAGCTCCATGTGACCGAGGAACAAATCACGACTTTAATGGAGACGTACCTGACACTTGATGTGTACCCAGAAGTTAGCTCTGTTCTCGAGACGATGGCGCATAAGCGTTTGGTCGTCTTCTCGAATGGTTCCCATGATATGCTCGATCCGTTGATCGAACAGTCAGGTTTAGCCGATCGGTTCGAACACCTCGTCAGTGTTGATGACATCAAACACTATAAACCAGCACCTGCTTCTTATATGCATGCGTTGAACACACTCGGTTTAAAACGCGAGGAGATCCTCTTCATGTCCTCAAACGGTTGGGACATCACCGGGGCAAAGAGTTTCGGCTTCAAAACGGCATGGATCAATCGAAACGGACTTCCGGTCGAAGAATTAAATCTTGATCCGGATCGCATCTATGATGACTTGACCGGTATCACTGAATGGCAATGAACGAACAACAGCGGACTCCTTTTTAGGAATCCGCTGTTTTAATGGATTAGTAATTGGAAAGACGTGAGTAGCCCTTCTTGAATAGATCGAGTTTCAGCCCGCCCTCTTTTTCGATGAAGAAGAGGTATTCGTTTTGATCCGTATCTTTATAAAAGACCTTAAATAACGTCACAGTCCGTTTTTTATTGTTTTCAACAGCTGTCACCTCGTGCTTCGAGATCACTTCTGCTTGGACTTGTTCCGCATCCATCTTTTGAATCATCGGTTCGAATGACTTCTTCTCTTGGTTCGTCACTGGTGTTCCGGGAGCAATCATGAAATAATCATCACTCGCCTTGTTCGTTAAACCGTACTTCCGATCGACGATGACGACGTTACTGAGTTTCCCATTGATTGTCTGATCAAAAGCGTACAACTTTTGAATCCGGGTTTTTTCCCCTTCTGCTCGTCCGATTTCGTAAAGTGGACGTTGTTTCGTGTTCGTCTCGACCGCTTTCTTATCAGGTACGAGTTCTTCCTTATAGGCGACTTGGTATGCGTTGACGATTTCTCGGACCTGAAGTCCGATCGCGACGATGACCAGTACCGCTAACAATGCGATGATGACTTTTTTCATTCCATTTCCCCCAAGTTGTTCGGATTCCTTACTTTAAATCTAGCCCAGGTTCTGCATTCATGGCAAGTGTCGAATAGCGTAACGCGCGATATGGATGAATCGCAGCCGCTCCGATCATCGCCGCATTGTCTCCACACAAGTGCATCGGCGGAATGACGAGATCGATTCCTT contains:
- a CDS encoding DoxX family protein; translated protein: MMDTGLLIIRLIIGLTFAAHGTQKLFGWFGGHGIAGTGGWFESIGMKPGKALAITAGLAELIGGLLFAGGVFLWIAAILIIGSMLVAIVKVHGANGYWVTQNGYEYNMALIVIALGVAMIGAGDYSLAALIG
- a CDS encoding haloacid dehalogenase type II, which encodes MNVFMTIQALVFDVYGTLFDVHSVKEQAEELYPGHGEAISKRWREKQLEYSFLRQLNGQYVPFSQVTQDALRYTLLELKLHVTEEQITTLMETYLTLDVYPEVSSVLETMAHKRLVVFSNGSHDMLDPLIEQSGLADRFEHLVSVDDIKHYKPAPASYMHALNTLGLKREEILFMSSNGWDITGAKSFGFKTAWINRNGLPVEELNLDPDRIYDDLTGITEWQ
- a CDS encoding flavin reductase family protein, whose translation is MKFEASTLSAKDNYKLLIGSIIPRPIAFVTTLGEDGTVNAAPFSFFTVASSSPPQLVIAVQRTDQGQKDTARNILAKQSYVIHIVSEEIVDAVNETAAPLAYGESELERTDLTLVDSDAIDVPGIAEAKIRFEMRLTQHVELEGADLLIGEVLRYHLADELVESFRIDAAGLKAVARLAGNDYATIGKTFTIARPTK
- a CDS encoding winged helix-turn-helix transcriptional regulator; the protein is MEEVAIQPALCPKVEHAFEILGKKWTGLILRHLLTKTCRFNEIQDAIPELSGRMLTERMKELEAEGIVIRTVIPDRPIKIQYSLTDKGRQLEPVIRSIEEWAELQD
- a CDS encoding flavodoxin, with the translated sequence MQIAIGFVSMSGNTEDIVSIIQRELEQHDVNVTITELDQFVGEDLSRFDGLLLGSYTWGDGDLPYEAEDFVEELREQFLDGMPAAAFGSGDLDYPKYCAAVDLIEDALKEAGATIVTDGLKIEFDPNTPEKQAACRAFAQTFHRFLQQVHS